Part of the Nevskiales bacterium genome, TCCCCATCGACGAATATGAGCGGATGGCCCGGCTAGCCCGCGAGATCGAGGGCACCATGATCATCAGCGTCAACGATCACCCGGAAATGCGGCGGGTGTTCGGAGGGCTGCCCATGAAGGCCGTGCCGATCACCTACACCGTGGGCGGCGGCGGCAACCCGGCCGAGCGACTCGAGCTGGTCATCGGCAACTGGCCGGCCGGCTGGCCAGCACCGCGGCCGGCGCCACAGCGCGAGCTGTTCGAAGGGGGCTTCGAGAGCCCGTTTCGGGGGGTTTAAGGGTGCCTGGAAGGGGGGTAAAGTGGCCGTCGGCGATTATTCTCAAACCAAGTGTCCGAGATTCTCAAACCAAGTGTCGCGTTACATTCCCCTCGCCCGCGAGCGGGAGAGGGGTGGGGGAGAGGGTTCTAGCGCGGCTCGATGTCGCCGAGGTGGCGGGCCACCGTCCACCAGGAACCGAGCCAGCCGAGCAGCAGCGCGCCGAACAGCAGCACCAGCGAGGCTTCGAGTCCCAGGCCGCTCAGGCGATAGTCGCTCTGGTACAGGCTGGCGAGCTTCTGCACGGGATCGGACAGGGTCCACAGGCCGAGGGTGACCAGCAGCCAGGCCAGTGCGCCGCCGAGCAGGCCGAAGCAGGCGCCGGTGTAGAGGAAGGGCCGGCGGATGAAGGCGTCGGTGGCGCCGATCAGCTTGAGCACCACGATCTCCTCGCGCCGGCTCTGGATGTCGAGGCGGATGGTATTGCCGACCGTGATCACGATCGCCAGCGCCAGCAGCGCGCCGATGACCTGCACCGCCAGGCGCACGATGTCGAGGATGGCGTAGAGCCGTTCCAGCCAGGCGGTGTCCAGCCGCGCCTGGTCCACGCCCGGCAGGGCACTCAGCTCGCGCACCAGCTGGTCGATCTGCTGCGGCCCCTGGTCGGTATCGGGTTGGACGACGATGACGGCCGGCAGAGGGTTTTCCTGCAGCACGTCCAGCGCCTCCCCGAAGCCGGACAGCTGACGGAACTCGGCCAGCGCCTGCGCGCGCGAGATGTACTGCGCGTCGGCCACGCCCGGGCGCTTGGCCAGCTCGCGCGCCAGCTTCTGGCCGTCCGCCTCGCTCACCGAATCGCGCAGGAACAACGAGGCCTGCACCGAGCTCTCCCAGCTGTAGCTCAGCGTGCTGATGTTCTGCAGTAACACGTGCAGGCCGGCGGGCAGCGCCAGGGTGATGCCGATGGCGGCCGCGGTCAGCAGGCTGCCGCCGGGATTGCGCAGCAGGCGGCGCAGGGTGAACAGCAGCACGCGCAGGTGTTCGCGCAGGTAGGCGAGCAGGGCCTCGCGCAGCGTGGCATCGCGGCCGCGCAGCTTGCCCGCACGCGCGGTCACGGCGCGCCCCCCGCCGGCGTCTGCGAGATCACGCGGCCTTCCTCGAGATGGATGATGCGACGCTGCATGCGCCCGATCAGCTCGAAGGCGTGGCTCGCGACCAGTACGCTGACTCCGACCTCGTTGAGCCGTCCGAACAGGCGCATGATGTCCACCGCCAGGTCCGGGTCGAGGTTGGCGGTGGGCTCGTCGGCCAGCAGCAGCTGCGGGCGCGAGACCACCGCGCGCGCGATGCCGACGCGCTGCTGCTCGCCGCCGGACAGCGTCAGCGGCATGGCGCGTTCCTTGTGCAGCAGCCCGACGATGTCCAGCGCGCCGCGCACGCGGCGGCCGATCACGTCCTGCGGCAGGCCGCGGAAGATCAGCGGCATGGCGACATTGTCGAACACGCTGCGGTCGTTGAGCAGCGCATAGTTCTGGAAGATGATGCCGAGTCCCTGGCGCAGCCTGGGAATCTGGCGCCGGCGGATGGTGGCGAGATTCTTGCCGTTGACGATGATCTGGCCGCGCGTAGGACGCTCGATCAGCGCGATGAGCTTGAGCAGCGTGC contains:
- the ftsX gene encoding permease-like cell division protein FtsX, whose product is MTARAGKLRGRDATLREALLAYLREHLRVLLFTLRRLLRNPGGSLLTAAAIGITLALPAGLHVLLQNISTLSYSWESSVQASLFLRDSVSEADGQKLARELAKRPGVADAQYISRAQALAEFRQLSGFGEALDVLQENPLPAVIVVQPDTDQGPQQIDQLVRELSALPGVDQARLDTAWLERLYAILDIVRLAVQVIGALLALAIVITVGNTIRLDIQSRREEIVVLKLIGATDAFIRRPFLYTGACFGLLGGALAWLLVTLGLWTLSDPVQKLASLYQSDYRLSGLGLEASLVLLFGALLLGWLGSWWTVARHLGDIEPR
- the ftsE gene encoding cell division ATP-binding protein FtsE, translating into MSHIVEFHNVFKRYDGGREALVDVSFALGQGEMAFLTGHSGAGKSTLLKLIALIERPTRGQIIVNGKNLATIRRRQIPRLRQGLGIIFQNYALLNDRSVFDNVAMPLIFRGLPQDVIGRRVRGALDIVGLLHKERAMPLTLSGGEQQRVGIARAVVSRPQLLLADEPTANLDPDLAVDIMRLFGRLNEVGVSVLVASHAFELIGRMQRRIIHLEEGRVISQTPAGGAP